From the genome of Marixanthomonas ophiurae, one region includes:
- a CDS encoding glycosyltransferase family 4 protein, producing MKKILYIGNKLSKKGATVTSIETLGLFLQQEGYEVVTVSSKKNKILRMLDMMWNTIYHSKNTSFVLIDTYSTINFQYAVIIGVMCRTFGLPYIPILRGGNLPSRLKKNKKQSRKLFGNAITNVAPSRYLLEAFKKGGYTKLTYIPNTIQIDNYPFLLRKDIQPKLLWVRSFSKIYNPMLALHILEALLKAGYKNSELCMIGPEKDDTYRACKAYSDKKKLPVTFTGGLPKAEWIRRSEDYDIFINTTNVDNTPVSVIEAMALGLPVVSTNAGGVPFLIEDDVDGLLVVPDNAEIFSDKIQKILNKDLDYRTISLNARKKAERFDWNVVKEKWKTLLNS from the coding sequence TTGAAAAAAATACTCTACATAGGGAACAAATTGTCAAAAAAAGGAGCCACTGTTACTTCTATTGAAACCTTAGGGCTTTTTTTACAACAAGAAGGTTATGAAGTAGTGACTGTCTCTTCAAAAAAAAATAAAATTTTACGAATGTTGGATATGATGTGGAATACAATCTACCATTCCAAAAACACATCCTTTGTTTTAATTGACACCTACAGTACTATAAATTTTCAATATGCTGTCATTATTGGTGTTATGTGCAGAACCTTTGGCTTACCATATATCCCGATTTTAAGAGGTGGAAATCTACCTTCCCGACTAAAAAAAAACAAAAAACAAAGTCGGAAATTATTTGGTAATGCAATCACCAATGTCGCGCCTTCCCGTTATTTATTAGAGGCTTTTAAAAAAGGAGGTTATACCAAGCTTACTTATATTCCTAATACCATACAAATAGATAACTATCCTTTTTTACTTCGAAAGGATATACAGCCCAAACTACTATGGGTGCGTTCCTTTTCAAAAATATACAATCCCATGCTTGCCCTGCATATTTTGGAAGCGCTATTGAAAGCAGGTTATAAAAATTCCGAACTTTGTATGATTGGCCCGGAAAAAGATGATACTTACAGAGCGTGTAAGGCGTATTCAGATAAGAAGAAATTACCGGTAACATTCACAGGGGGATTACCTAAAGCAGAATGGATAAGGCGCTCAGAGGATTATGACATATTTATTAACACCACCAATGTGGACAATACCCCCGTTAGCGTGATAGAGGCTATGGCGTTGGGCTTACCGGTCGTATCTACAAATGCAGGTGGCGTTCCTTTTTTAATCGAGGATGATGTGGACGGGCTTTTGGTAGTTCCAGATAATGCAGAAATATTTTCAGACAAGATTCAAAAAATCCTTAATAAAGACTTGGACTATAGGACAATATCCTTGAATGCAAGAAAAAAAGCCGAACGTTTTGACTGGAACGTAGTGAAAGAAAAATGGAAAACGCTCTTAAATTCTTAA